The Mercurialis annua linkage group LG8, ddMerAnnu1.2, whole genome shotgun sequence genome window below encodes:
- the LOC126659959 gene encoding disease resistance protein RGA2-like → MADALVSVVLQQLSNALAAEIQQEARLLFGGEEEVQKLSTALTAIRAVLNDAEKKQVKESSVQVWLQELKAISYDLDDLLDEWNTKFYTSKIHKEQSFLPKKMVCFSPLSCLNKTVMHHEMGIKMKGIKERLDFILNEKEKYHFVMGGKNEEPEKSESTPLIDVSEVCGRELDKQAIVSKLCESDDMSGEVVSPNNGPLVVSIVGMGGMGKTTLAQLAYNDEAVDSYFQHKIWVCVSESFDKNLIAKMVIEATDVCRTHIFWSELQKQLQESVNGKKILLVLDDVRTDDFRMWEPLKIPLRSAESGSRILLTTRNERVSIMMEASYRLPLGKLSPVDAWSLFRRFAFYGKSREDRRNLEEVGRKIAERCKGLPLAVKTLGSLMRFKETKQAWENVLDSELWEIEEVERDVFTPLLLSYYDLPSPMKRCFTYCAIFPKDYKMDKETLIHNWMAQGFLVPSGTMDVEQKGVDYFDNLAMRSFFQDFEKDIDDPRKITCKMHEIVHDFAQFLTKNECLILDADERHISRLDLSHQRIRHLTLIGPIEYFDPFVYNFRNLRILQVLQKQMMTLPGDLFRKRKFAGKLFEHLKSLRGLDLSHTSIRRLPSEIGKLLHLRWLNLSSLDLEELPDAVCNLYNLQTLNLDRCKRLPRLPAGLGKLLNLRHLNLRETDCLDIFPHGIERLRNLRTLSKFVVSVNKEGCNIVELKNLKFLRGHLEISRLEKIVDSDKAREADLTNKQLQSLDLVFSFGVKEVMENVIEALQPHPKLEALQVYDYSGSMLPSWITLLTNLKHLRLLSCINCEQLPPLGKLPSLETLLIGHFNSLKSVELLWVHPVSDIHAAESSVAFPTLKQLTFRFMAEWEDWDAITNSTAIASCSSSNNSSNVSARTLTAMPCLRSLSLYDCPKLKQIPSYLQLMLLEELIITRCPILEQQRHSQ, encoded by the coding sequence ATGGCAGATGCACTTGTATCAGTAGTCCTACAACAATTGAGTAATGCCCTTGCAGCAGAGATTCAACAAGAAGCAAGACTATTGTTTGGAGGTGAAGAAGAGGTTCAAAAGCTGAGTACAGCACTAACTGCAATCAGGGCTGTGCTTAATGATGCAGAGAAAAAGCAAGTGAAAGAATCTAGTGTTCAAGTTTGGCTACAAGAGCTTAAAGCTATATCATATGATTTAGATGACTTGTTAGATGAATGGAACACCAAGTTTTACACATCCAAAATTCACAAGGAGCAATCTTTTCTCCCCAAAAAAATGGTATGCTTTTCTCCACTCTCTTGTTTAAATAAAACTGTGATGCATCATGAAATGGGTATTAAAATGAAGGGTATTAAAGAAAGATTAGATTTTATCTTAAATGAGAAAGAAAAGTACCATTTTGTTATGGGAGGGAAGAATGAAGAGCCAGAGAAATCAGAAAGTACACCTTTAATTGATGTATCAGAGGTGTGCGGTAGGGAATTGGATAAACAAGCTATAGTAAGCAAATTGTGTGAATCTGATGATATGTCAGGGGAAGTTGTCAGCCCTAACAATGGTCCTCTTGTTGTTTCTATAGTTGGTATGGGTGGGATGGGGAAGACAACTCTAGCTCAGTTGGCCTATAATGATGAAGCAGTTGATTCCTATTTTCAACATAAAATCTGGGTTTGTGTTTCTGAGTCTTTTGATAAGAATCTGATTGCAAAAATGGTGATTGAAGCTACTGATGTATGCCGTACCCACATATTTTGGTCTGAGTTGCAGAAGCAACTGCAGGAGTCTGTCAACGGAAAGAAAATTCTTCTTGTGCTTGATGATGTAAGGACTGATGACTTCCGAATGTGGGAACCGCTGAAAATTCCTCTTCGGTCTGCAGAATCAGGGAGCAGAATCTTACTTACTACGAGAAATGAGAGAGTTTCCATTATGATGGAAGCCTCGTACAGGCTTCCTCTAGGGAAGTTGTCGCCTGTTGATGCTTGGTCGTTGTTCCGTAGATTTGCATTTTACGGGAAGAGTAGAGAGGATCGCCGTAATTTGGAAGAAGTCGGTAGGAAAATTGCGGAGAGGTGCAAAGGGTTGCCTTTGGCTGTGAAGACATTAGGGAGTCTGATGCGGttcaaagaaacaaaacaagcTTGGGAGAATGTTCTTGATAGTGAACTGTGGGAAATAGAAGAGGTTGAAAGGGATGTTTTCACGCCTTTGTTGCTCAGTTATTATGACTTGCCTTCCCCTATGAAACGTTGTTTTACCTATTGTGCTATTTTCCCAAAAGACTATAAGATGGATAAGGAAACTCTGATACACAATTGGATGGCACAGGGCTTTCTTGTTCCTTCTGGAACCATGGATGTAGAACAAAAGGGTGTCGACTACTTCGATAACCTAGCCATGCGTTCGTTTTTTCAAGATTTCGAAAAAGATATTGACGATCCTAGAAAGATCACTTGCAAAATGCACGAGATTGTGCATGACTTTGCTCAGTTCCTTACAAAGAATGAATGCTTAATATTGGATGCTGATGAGAGACATATTTCAAGGCTGGATCTGTCGCATCAAAGAATTCGTCACCTCACCTTAATTGGTCCGATTGAATATTTTGATCCTTTTGTTTACAATTTCAGAAATCTACGAATACTGCAGGTCCTACAGAAGCAAATGATGACATTGCCAGGTgatttatttagaaaaagaaaatttgcaGGTAAGTTATTCGAGCACCTGAAATCTCTAAGAGGGTTGGATCTAAGTCATACTTCGATCCGAAGACTCCCAAGTGAGATTGGAAAACTTTTACATTTAAGATGGCTGAACTTGTCTTCGTTGGACTTGGAGGAGCTGCCCGACGCAGTGTGTAATCTGTATAATTTGCAGACCTTGAACCTCGATCGCTGTAAACGTCTACCGAGACTACCTGCGGGACTAGGAAAATTGCTTAACCTGAGGCATCTTAATCTTAGGGAGACCGACTGCCTAGATATCTTCCCACACGGTATTGAGCGATTAAGAAACCTTCGAACCTTGAGCAAGTTTGTTGTGAGTGTAAACAAGGAAGGATGCAACATTGTAGAACTGAAAAACCTCAAGTTTTTGAGAGGGCACCTTGAAATAAGCAGGTTGGAGAAGATTGTGGATAGTGATAAAGCAAGAGAAGCAGATTTGACAAATAAGCAGCTTCAAAGTTTGGATCTAGTATTTTCATTTGGGGTTAAAGAGGTGATGGAAAATGTGATTGAAGCTCTACAACCACACCCGAAACTAGAAGCTCTACAGGTTTATGACTACAGCGGATCGATGCTTCCTAGCTGGATAACCTTACTAacaaatttgaaacatttgagaCTCTTGAGCTGTATAAACTGTGAACAGCTCCCTCCATTAGGAAAACTCCCATCTTTGGAGACTCTCTTAATAGGCCATTTCAATAGCTTGAAATCTGTTGAGTTGCTTTGGGTACATCCTGTCTCGGATATTCATGCTGCAGAGTCATCTGTAGCTTTTCCGACGCTAAAACAGCTCACATTTCGCTTCATGGCTGAGTGGGAAGACTGGGATGCAATAACTAACTCTACTGCTATTGCTAGTTGTTCAAGTAGTAACAACAGCAGCAATGTGAGTGCAAGAACGCTAACGGCTATGCCATGCCTACGCTCTCTATCACTTTACGACTGTCCCAAGCTAAAGCAAATACCATCCTATCTTCAGTTGATGCTACTCGAGGAACTGATCATTACAAGGTGTCCCATTTTAGAACAGCAACGCCACTCACAGTAG
- the LOC126659961 gene encoding protein MAIN-LIKE 2-like isoform X1 — translation MSDLERDRNRQPPGRKRMGKTFLAPELGGSGARHVTTRKVSASARRKKQAHTSPDDVRIPVEDLRESDDFVSSEDEPEDEPSEKIYISKRKKGAGGRFVGDSSSGSNRRPEEVDVWTVTGPVPGGPEDDTVIPSFLGHVASRLWDGADRGVLKCQTRHGALKKLRQWYETASEEVKVLIDGTEISHLPFIMFDHLDIPLLSAFVERWQPDTNSFHMPFGEMTITLHDVWHILWIPVAGAMVSGQPNKAQLMAYCVQILGISPEDLVSKTSKHFAQGGVLIESIISLCRHDRTAEVEAIAWIWLTLGCTLFTDKSGHRIRPATIWEVREGVTDTSTVSWGSATLAYLYRQLGISSRGDCSGLTGCLTLLQTWIYEYFPCFRPQRERLLIESHLPRASSWSATASDCSATRLRSLRARLDTLTAEEITWLPFGGEPAATVEHTAYYGWIAYRDIVEPYMPSRVLRQLGYVQTVPVPICRPIGAVRSWKSLKYSVDMSVTIAVDM, via the exons atgtCGGATTTGGAACGAGATAGAAATCGACAACCTccg GGCAGAAAGCGTATGGGGAAGACGTTTTTGGCCCCAGAATTAGGGGGATCGGGAGCCCGTCACGTTACGACGCGTAAAGTTTCTGCCTCGGCTCGACGGAAGAAACAAGCGCATACTTCTCCCGATGACGTCCGCATTCCTGTTGAGGATCTTAGAGAGTCTGATGATTTTGTGAGCTCAGAGGACGAGCCAGAGGACGAGCCAagtgaaaaaatttacatttctaaACGGAAAAAGGGTGCAGGTGGTCGGTTCGTTGGCGACTCGTCATcag GGTCGAACAGACGACCTGAAGAGGTTGACGTGTGGACCGTTACTGGTCCAGTACCTGGTGGACCCGAGGATGACACTGTTATTCCTAGTTTTCTCGGGCATGTCGCTTCTCGGCTATGGGATGGGGCGGACAGAGGCGTGCTGAAGTGTCAGACTAGACATGGAGCTCTGAAGAAGCTGAGACAGTGGTATGAGACGGCCTCAGAGGAGGTTAAGGTGCTGATAGACGGGACTGAGATATCACATCTCCCGTTTATCATGTTTGATCATCTGGATATCCCGCTCCTTTCTGCATTTGTGGAGCGATGGCAGCCAGATACAAACTCTTTTCACATGCCATTCGGGGAGATGACCATCACATTACATGACGTGTGGCATATTCTTTGGATTCCAGTTGCTGGGGCTATGGTTTCAG GTCAGCCGAACAAGGCCCAGCTGATGGCTTACTGCGTACAGATTTTAGGTATTTCACCAGAGGATCTGGTGAGTAAGACGAGCAAGCATTTTGCCCAGGGAGGTGTGCTGATTGAGTCGATCATCAGCTTATGTAGGCATGACCGTACTGCAGAGGTGGAGGCAATAGCTTGGATTTGGTTGACGTTAGGTTGCACTCTATTCACTGACAAGAGTGGCCATCGGATTAGACCTGCAACCATATGGGAGGTGCGGGAAGGAGTCACAGATACGAGTACAGTTTCCTGGGGATCAGCTACACTAGCTTATCTCTATCGGCAGCTTGGAATCTCATCGAGAGGAGACTGCTCCGGTTTGACTGGCTGTCTGACACTGCTGCAGACATGGATTTATGAGTACTTTCCATGCTTCCGGCCCCAGCGAGAGCGGTTGTTGATCGAGTCTCATCTTCCTCGAGCATCTAGCTGGAGTGCTACTGCGTCAGATTGCTCAGCCACCCGACTTCGGTCCTTGCGAGCTCGTTTGGACACGCTGACTGCTGAGGAG ATCACATGGCTCCCTTTTGGCGGCGAGCCTGCTGCCACCGTAGAGCACACTGCATATTATGGCTGGATAGCGTACCGGGACATTGTCGAGCCGTACATGCCGTCTAGGGTGCTGCGACAGCTGGGTTATGTGCAGACTGTACCTGTGCCAATTTGTCGGCCAATAGGGGCTGTTAGGTCCTGGAAGTCACTCAAGTACTCTGTGGACATGAGTGTGACGATTGCGGTTGACATGTGA
- the LOC126659961 gene encoding protein MAIN-LIKE 2-like isoform X2, protein MGKTFLAPELGGSGARHVTTRKVSASARRKKQAHTSPDDVRIPVEDLRESDDFVSSEDEPEDEPSEKIYISKRKKGAGGRFVGDSSSGSNRRPEEVDVWTVTGPVPGGPEDDTVIPSFLGHVASRLWDGADRGVLKCQTRHGALKKLRQWYETASEEVKVLIDGTEISHLPFIMFDHLDIPLLSAFVERWQPDTNSFHMPFGEMTITLHDVWHILWIPVAGAMVSGQPNKAQLMAYCVQILGISPEDLVSKTSKHFAQGGVLIESIISLCRHDRTAEVEAIAWIWLTLGCTLFTDKSGHRIRPATIWEVREGVTDTSTVSWGSATLAYLYRQLGISSRGDCSGLTGCLTLLQTWIYEYFPCFRPQRERLLIESHLPRASSWSATASDCSATRLRSLRARLDTLTAEEITWLPFGGEPAATVEHTAYYGWIAYRDIVEPYMPSRVLRQLGYVQTVPVPICRPIGAVRSWKSLKYSVDMSVTIAVDM, encoded by the exons ATGGGGAAGACGTTTTTGGCCCCAGAATTAGGGGGATCGGGAGCCCGTCACGTTACGACGCGTAAAGTTTCTGCCTCGGCTCGACGGAAGAAACAAGCGCATACTTCTCCCGATGACGTCCGCATTCCTGTTGAGGATCTTAGAGAGTCTGATGATTTTGTGAGCTCAGAGGACGAGCCAGAGGACGAGCCAagtgaaaaaatttacatttctaaACGGAAAAAGGGTGCAGGTGGTCGGTTCGTTGGCGACTCGTCATcag GGTCGAACAGACGACCTGAAGAGGTTGACGTGTGGACCGTTACTGGTCCAGTACCTGGTGGACCCGAGGATGACACTGTTATTCCTAGTTTTCTCGGGCATGTCGCTTCTCGGCTATGGGATGGGGCGGACAGAGGCGTGCTGAAGTGTCAGACTAGACATGGAGCTCTGAAGAAGCTGAGACAGTGGTATGAGACGGCCTCAGAGGAGGTTAAGGTGCTGATAGACGGGACTGAGATATCACATCTCCCGTTTATCATGTTTGATCATCTGGATATCCCGCTCCTTTCTGCATTTGTGGAGCGATGGCAGCCAGATACAAACTCTTTTCACATGCCATTCGGGGAGATGACCATCACATTACATGACGTGTGGCATATTCTTTGGATTCCAGTTGCTGGGGCTATGGTTTCAG GTCAGCCGAACAAGGCCCAGCTGATGGCTTACTGCGTACAGATTTTAGGTATTTCACCAGAGGATCTGGTGAGTAAGACGAGCAAGCATTTTGCCCAGGGAGGTGTGCTGATTGAGTCGATCATCAGCTTATGTAGGCATGACCGTACTGCAGAGGTGGAGGCAATAGCTTGGATTTGGTTGACGTTAGGTTGCACTCTATTCACTGACAAGAGTGGCCATCGGATTAGACCTGCAACCATATGGGAGGTGCGGGAAGGAGTCACAGATACGAGTACAGTTTCCTGGGGATCAGCTACACTAGCTTATCTCTATCGGCAGCTTGGAATCTCATCGAGAGGAGACTGCTCCGGTTTGACTGGCTGTCTGACACTGCTGCAGACATGGATTTATGAGTACTTTCCATGCTTCCGGCCCCAGCGAGAGCGGTTGTTGATCGAGTCTCATCTTCCTCGAGCATCTAGCTGGAGTGCTACTGCGTCAGATTGCTCAGCCACCCGACTTCGGTCCTTGCGAGCTCGTTTGGACACGCTGACTGCTGAGGAG ATCACATGGCTCCCTTTTGGCGGCGAGCCTGCTGCCACCGTAGAGCACACTGCATATTATGGCTGGATAGCGTACCGGGACATTGTCGAGCCGTACATGCCGTCTAGGGTGCTGCGACAGCTGGGTTATGTGCAGACTGTACCTGTGCCAATTTGTCGGCCAATAGGGGCTGTTAGGTCCTGGAAGTCACTCAAGTACTCTGTGGACATGAGTGTGACGATTGCGGTTGACATGTGA
- the LOC126659964 gene encoding uncharacterized protein LOC126659964 codes for MWGMTRMNIANEISAHPYRYEGIFIDGLQAAITRISWEGGECGPSYWMQVLDDLFPIATIFNAAVIYIQGGTLQQTRFSSFTVLPLHSSEVHSRPSKEIVILYISGRAHFVRLNLQDNFPVPPIPTLWFQHRDHTVQSWHTLYANRREQWDSLIGMAD; via the exons ATGTGGGGAATGACTAGAATGAACATTGCAAACGAAATCTCCGCCCACCCTTATCGATACGAGGGTATTTTCATTGATGGGTTGCAAGCGGCCATTACACGTATTAGCTGGGAAGGCGGAGAGTGTGGCCCTAGCTACTGGATGCAg GTATTGGATGACTTGTTCCCTATTGCCACTATCTTCAATGCAGCTGTTATTTACATACAAGGCGGGACGCTACAACAGACGCGGTTCTCTTCGTTTACTGTTCTGCCTTTGCATTCCTCTGAGGTTCACTCACGACCATCGAAGGAGATAGTGATATTGTATATTAGTGGACGCGCTCATTTTGTTAGGTTGAATTTGCAGGATAATTTTCCTGTCCCACCAATTCCCACCCTGTGGTTCCAGCACAGGGACCATACTGTTCAGTCTTGGCATACTTTATATGCTAATAGGAGAGAGCAATGGGATAGTTTGATAGGTATGGCAGATTGA
- the LOC126661933 gene encoding protein FAR1-RELATED SEQUENCE 5-like codes for MSGLSGEAKEIVRDMSAAQAKPCSIMAALKEKVPSDNPTIKQVYNYRETLRKSSFEGRDVVGQFYHMAQQNDYVHWTLAEEDTGVLTHIFMAHPDSVRLLRTYYWIIGMDSTYKTNKYKLPFFEIIGMTPCNKNFIIAYAIMKDETEGSYRWVLERLRCLIGEHIHPSAILTDRELGLMRPVSEVFPRSSHLLCTWHINKDVEDRVYRISGKNQEFAEIFKNSTWKKIIRAPSFDQYNIAVEHFRDRFKGFPGLIQYIEGTWLGHREKFVSCWTDLVLHFGNTTTCRVESAHAQLKQWLNSSTGALDTVWTKVDKVIQSQLIDIRKTLEDSRRTIGVHRRGFPFDKLSCRVSHYCLDLISKELRRMRELSTDVYDRCGCVVRSTHQIPCACELRAVVDSGNPISLDSIHPFWTKLVILGDGLDTSAQPDFAGFQTEEHQYFHEVADEVMTKDPSVLRDISRIVRERLHPEDLGYMEPEVKTNVRGRPKGSKSTKRDPSRHEYKDRVPGRPKSSKAQKNRTSASGNYHPLIFVIWFAKCGGYSRIPFTIR; via the exons ATGAGTGGGCTGAGTGGCGAGGCGAAAGAAATTGTGCGAGATATGAGTGCGGCACAAGCGAAGCCGTGTTCTATCATGGCagctttaaaagaaaaagtaccATCTGACAACCCTACAATAAAGCAAGTGTACAACTATAGAGAGACTTTGAGAAAGTCTAGCTTTGAGGGTAGAGATGTGGTTGGGCAATTTTATCACATGGCTCAGCAAAATGATTATGTACACTGGACTCTTGCTGAGGAGGATACAGGTGTGTTGACCCATATTTTCATGGCTCATCCTGATTCAGTGAGACTACTTCGTACGTACTACTGGATCATCGGCATGGACTCCACGTACAAGACGAACAAGTACAAGCTGCCTTTTTTTGAGATTATTGGAATGACTCCTTGCAACAAGAacttcataattgcatatgcaattatgaaggATGAGACTGAAGGGAGTTACAGATGGGTATTGGAGAGACTGag GTGCTTGATTGGGGAACATATTCATCCGAGCGCTATTCTTACTGATCGAGAATTGGGGCTTATGAGACCAGTGTCAGAGGTTTTCCCACGTTCTTCTCATCTACTATGTACGTGGCACATAAATAAGGACGTAGAAGATAGAGTGTACAGAATTAGTGGGAAAAACCAAGAGTTTGCTGAAATTTTCAAGAATAGTACATGGAAGAAAATTATCAGGGCGCCAAGTTTTGATCAATATAACATAGCTGTGGAGCACTTCAGAGATcggtttaaaggttttccaggGTTGATACAGTACATTGAGGGGACTTGGCTGGGACACAGAGAGAAGTTCGTATCTTGCTGGACGGACTTAGTCCTACATTTTGGAAACACCACCACATGTAGAGTCGAGAGCGCACATGCTCAGCTTAAGCAGTGGCTCAACTCTAGCACCGGTGCTCTGGACACAGTCTGGACGAAGGTCGACAAAGTTATACAGTCGCAGCTGATAGATATCCG CAAAACACTTGAGGACTCCAGACGGACTATTGGCGTACATCGACGCGGTTTTCCATTTGACAAGCTCTCATGCAGAGTGTCACATTACTGTCTGGATTTAATATCGAAAGAACTAAGGCGTATGCGAGAATTGAGTACCGATGTCTACGATCGCTGTGGTTGTGTGGTTAGATCAACACATCAGATCCCCTGTGCATGTGAGCTGCGAGCGGTGGTCGATTCAG GTAACCCGATCAGCCTTGACAGTATACACCCGTTTTGGACGAAACTTGTTATTCTCGGCGATGGGTTGGACACATCTGCGCAACCCGATTTTGCTGGTTTTCAGACTGAGGAACATCAGTATTTTCACGAGGTCGCCGACGAGGTCATGACTAAGGATCCTTCAGTGTTGCGTGATATTTCTCGTATTGTTCGAGAGCGACTTCACCCCGAAGACTTAGGCTACATGGAACCAGAAGTTAAAACAAATGTCAGAGGTCGACCAAAGGGGAGCAAATCAACGAAGCGGGATCCGAGTCGTCATGAGTACAAGGACCGTGTACCTGGTCGTCCTAAATCTTCCAAAGCTCAGAAAAATCGTACATCCGCGTCAGGTAATTATCATCCACTAATATTCGTTAT CTGGTTTGCAAAATGCGGAGGTTATTCCAGGATTCCTTTTACCATTCGTTGA
- the LOC126659962 gene encoding zinc finger protein ZAT5, whose translation MEAPSEEVAPIATTIATSPNTNVVLKGKRTKRQRVQSPIPFALTANSSSGDQENNINGEGEGDDHYTNTNSIVFQDFQESTTEEEQDTANCLILLAQGQTRKDSSNFHQHNHNPIITIPTTKNNAMINNKFNSRRFLETSSPGSGKAGYYVYECKTCNRTFPSFQALGGHRASHKKPKGINNTNTTMINDTYTHTKKHQFAISSDEEEGHFRDLSSLSLQLSNTNTNSNTNRGSIYTNNKVKIHECSICGAEFNSGQALGGHMRRHRGPMGGSSSTTTLSLTPMASVEQSDQQPNNPKPRSNLISFDLDLNLPAPDDHEKQQQEQQQQQQQKPKPSLVFSAPALVDCHY comes from the coding sequence ATGGAAGCTCCTTCCGAAGAAGTCGCCCCCATCGCCACCACCATCGCCACTAGCCCCAACACTAACGTCGTGCTTAAAGGAAAGAGAACGAAGCGCCAAAGGGTACAATCGCCCATCCCTTTCGCTTTGACTGCGAATTCATCGAGTGGCgatcaagaaaataatattaatggAGAAGGAGAAGGAGACGATCACTATACGAATACTAATAGTATTGTTTTTCAAGATTTTCAAGAAAGTACTACGGAAGAAGAACAAGACACCGCGAATTGTCTTATCCTTCTAGCACAAGGACAAACCCGAAAAGATTCGTCAAACTTCCATCAACACAATCACAATCCAATCATTACAATACCGACAACGAAGAACAACGCGATGATCAACAACAAATTCAACAGTAGAAGGTTCTTGGAAACGAGTTCTCCGGGGTCCGGAAAAGCCGGATACTATGTCTATGAGTGCAAGACATGTAATAGAACATTCCCATCATTTCAAGCATTGGGAGGTCATAGAGCAAGTCACAAGAAACCAAAAGGAATCAACAACACCAACACTACTATGATCAATGACACATATACCCACACCAAGAAGCATCAGTTTGCAATATCATCTGATGAAGAAGAAGGGCATTTCAGGGATTTATCATCTCTTTCTCTTCAATTGAGTAACACCAACACCAATAGTAACACAAATAGGGGTAGTATTTACACTAATAATAAGGTGAAAATTCATGAATGTTCAATTTGTGGAGCTGAGTTTAATTCAGGGCAAGCTTTAGGGGGGCATATGAGGAGACACAGGGGGCCTATGGGTGGTAGTAGCAGTACTACAACATTGTCTTTAACACCAATGGCTAGTGTAGAACAATCTGATCAACAGCCTAATAATCCGAAACCGAGATcgaatttaatttcttttgatttgGATCTTAATCTTCCTGCACCAGATGATCATGAAAAACAGCAACAAgaacagcagcagcagcagcagcaaaaACCTAAACCATCACTAGTTTTTTCTGCCCCAGCTTTGGTAGATTGTCATTACTAA
- the LOC126661934 gene encoding uncharacterized protein LOC126661934 yields MGSTTAMRKMRTSLNSITNGGGGLGGAGPWTFAANGARHQGFVGLADRNDTKDINRGEDDLMDDVLEADDNGRSGGEAVKPKAGGISPQLDNNEDHFLSILVFLGLGFPSSSLEFYYHFFDFSTPNQSAFLVLFTYLASVMEEGLAEACAQLRLTEDEQTAITLEDVIDDNA; encoded by the exons ATGGGCAGCACTACCGCTATGAGAAAAATGAGGACGAGCTTGAACTCCATCACCAACG GTGGAGGAGGGTTGGGTGGTGCTGGTCCTTGGACTTTTGCTGCGAATGGAGCTCGACATCAAGGATTTGTTGGACTTGCTGATAGAAATGACACAAAAGATATCAATAGGGGAGAGGATGATTTGATGGATGATGTGCTGGAAGCTGACGATAATGGAAGAAGTGGTGGTGAAGCAGTCAAGCCAAAAGCTGGTGGCATTAGTCCGCAACTTGATAATAACGAAGATCA CTTCCTTTCTATCCTAGTTtttctagggttagggtttccCTCTTCATCTCTAGAGTTTTACTAtcatttctttgatttttctACGCCAAATCAAAGTGCGTTCCTGGTTCTCTTTACGTACTTAGCTTCTGTTATGGAGGAAGGGTTAGCTGAGGCTTGTGCCCAGTTACGTTTAACTGAGGATGAGCAAACTGCAATAACACTTGAAGACGTTATCGATGACAACGCATAG